From Tepidisphaeraceae bacterium, one genomic window encodes:
- the rplP gene encoding 50S ribosomal protein L16, with product MMPKRVKFRKSQRGKMKGNATRGNYVAFGEFGLQTTEACWITARQIEAGRVAASHFLRREGRLFIRIFPHKPVSGKPLETRMGKGKGEPEYWCAVVKPGQVLFEVTGVDEATAKRCLARIAFKMPVNTRFVARKHAVA from the coding sequence ATGATGCCCAAGCGGGTTAAGTTCCGCAAAAGTCAACGCGGGAAGATGAAGGGCAACGCCACGCGCGGCAACTACGTCGCGTTCGGTGAGTTCGGCCTGCAGACGACCGAGGCCTGCTGGATCACCGCCCGCCAGATCGAGGCGGGTCGCGTGGCCGCGTCGCACTTCCTGCGTCGCGAAGGCCGCCTGTTCATCCGCATCTTCCCGCACAAGCCCGTGTCAGGTAAGCCGCTCGAAACCCGTATGGGTAAGGGCAAGGGCGAGCCGGAATACTGGTGCGCCGTCGTGAAGCCCGGCCAGGTCCTCTTCGAGGTGACCGGCGTGGACGAGGCGACCGCCAAGCGCTGCCTGGCCCGCATCGCGTTCAAGATGCCGGTGAACACCCGGTTCGTTGCCCGCAAGCATGCGGTGGCCTAA
- the rpmC gene encoding 50S ribosomal protein L29 gives MKIKEINEKDDAGLKELLAERQKRLFDLRTQGVTEKLEDPSQIGKAKKDIARIKTVQRQRAVAATKQQA, from the coding sequence ATGAAGATCAAAGAGATCAACGAGAAGGACGACGCGGGCCTGAAGGAACTGCTGGCCGAGCGCCAGAAGCGCCTGTTCGACCTGCGGACGCAGGGCGTGACCGAGAAGCTGGAAGACCCCAGCCAGATCGGCAAGGCCAAGAAGGACATCGCCCGGATCAAGACGGTCCAGCGTCAACGGGCGGTCGCTGCCACCAAGCAGCAGGCCTAA
- the rpsQ gene encoding 30S ribosomal protein S17: MSESTTATAERPQLRTIEGVVASDKGDKTIKVVVNYQTKHAKYGKYLKRRTVLHAHDERNEAREGDTVQIAECRPLSRTKHHRLLRIVQKAPEKAVQVSAEEVMTGKAPEAR; the protein is encoded by the coding sequence ATGAGCGAATCAACAACCGCCACCGCCGAACGCCCGCAGCTCCGCACGATCGAGGGCGTGGTCGCGTCTGACAAGGGTGACAAGACGATCAAGGTCGTCGTGAACTACCAGACGAAGCACGCCAAGTACGGCAAGTACCTGAAGCGCCGCACCGTCCTCCACGCTCACGACGAGCGCAACGAGGCCCGCGAGGGCGACACGGTCCAGATCGCCGAGTGCCGCCCGCTGAGCCGGACCAAGCATCACCGCTTGCTCCGCATCGTGCAGAAGGCGCCGGAGAAGGCCGTCCAGGTATCGGCGGAAGAAGTGATGACCGGTAAGGCGCCCGAGGCGCGGTAA
- the rplN gene encoding 50S ribosomal protein L14 → MIQQQTEVDIADNTGAKRAMCIKVLGGSSSSGKFKRRVATVGDIIICAVKKSIPAGEVKNGEIIRCVVVRTKQPTMRPDGSYVRFDHNAAVVIDKENNPRGTRIFGAVARELRDKNFMKIVSLASEVV, encoded by the coding sequence ATGATTCAGCAGCAAACAGAAGTCGACATTGCCGACAACACCGGCGCGAAGCGCGCGATGTGCATCAAGGTGCTCGGCGGCTCGTCAAGCAGTGGCAAGTTCAAGCGTCGCGTGGCGACCGTGGGCGACATCATCATCTGCGCGGTGAAGAAGTCGATCCCGGCCGGCGAGGTGAAGAACGGTGAGATCATCCGTTGCGTCGTGGTACGCACGAAGCAACCGACGATGCGGCCCGACGGCAGCTACGTCCGCTTCGACCACAACGCCGCCGTCGTGATCGACAAGGAAAACAACCCGCGCGGCACCCGCATCTTCGGCGCCGTGGCCCGCGAGCTTCGCGACAAGAACTTCATGAAGATCGTGTCGCTGGCGAGCGAAGTGGTGTAG
- the rplX gene encoding 50S ribosomal protein L24 translates to MARHIKSGDTVMVTTGGDKGKTGKVLKVLTKDNKVLVEGINRVWKHVKPSQRSPQGGRLQKEAPIQISNVMPIDPATGKGTRVKFENRDGAKHRVAVKGGSSLGTLVKNK, encoded by the coding sequence ATGGCACGACACATTAAATCCGGCGACACCGTCATGGTGACCACCGGCGGTGACAAGGGTAAGACGGGCAAGGTCTTGAAGGTCCTCACGAAGGACAATAAGGTCCTCGTCGAGGGCATCAACCGTGTGTGGAAGCACGTGAAGCCCAGCCAGCGCTCGCCGCAAGGTGGCCGGCTTCAGAAGGAAGCCCCGATCCAGATCAGCAACGTGATGCCGATCGACCCCGCGACCGGCAAGGGCACGCGGGTGAAGTTCGAGAACCGCGATGGCGCCAAGCACCGCGTGGCCGTCAAGGGTGGCTCGAGCCTGGGCACCCTAGTTAAGAACAAGTAA